The sequence AATGTCCCCTCCAACCGGCTTCCATCGCGGCGGGCCGGGCTGTCGCCCATTGGGTCGGGCAGGGTCAGGGCCTCGGCGGAAATCTCGATCAGGCCCCCGTCCGGCATGGCGTCACGGGCGTTGATCACGAGGTTCAGCAGCGCCGTGCTCAACTGGTTCGGGTCTGCATGGACCGTCAGCATCGGGGCCGGGGGGCGGATGACCAGATCGACATTGGCGGGCAGCACGCGGGCCAGCATCGCGCCCAGCCCATCGAGATACCCGGCCAGCCGGATCGATTCGGGCAGCAGGGTGGCGCGGCGCGAAAATGCCAGCAATTGCGCCGTCAGCGTCGCCGCGCGGCGGGCGGCCTTTTCGACCTCGTCGATCAGGTGATCGCGTTCGGCCGGCGAGTCGATCTCGCGATAAAGGTCGAGATTGCCCAGAATGACCGTCAGGATGTTGTTGAAATCATGGGCCACGCCCCCCGTAAGCCGCCCGACCGCTTCCATCTTCTGCCCTTCGGCGCGCAGGCGCTCGGCCCGGCTCAGGCGATTGTGGACCGCGATGTTCGACCGATAGCTCAGCAGGAAATAGACCATCAGGATCATTGTCCCGGTCACGACCATGATCTGCTCGGCCTCGTTGCCGGCGTTCATGTACAATTCGCGTGCCACCACGCTGCCGCCGATCACGATCAGCCCCTGGTCCCACAGGGCGACGATCCCCAGGCCGCGATGCTGCACGAGGTTGTGCAGAGCCAGCGCAAGGAAGCCGACAATCCCGATGAAATGCAGCGCGGGATCCTTGAATGTCACCAGGTAGACAGGAAGGGCGGTGTACAGCCCCGAAAGGGCGAAATTCAGCAACAGGGCGGCGATATAGCGCCGCCGCGCGACCGGCCGCTTCACCGCATGCAGCGTCGCGAGATACACCGCATTCAGCGACAGATAGGCCGCCACCCAGGCAAGGCAGAGCCAGTCGCCTGAAAAGAGCCACGCCAACAGCCCGCCCGCCGTGATCCCCGACCAGCGAAAGATCATTTCGGTCCAATGGCTGCCATCGGCCTCGACCAACAGGGCCATCTGCGCCGAGAAATCGCGCGGCGTCGCCGCCCCCTCGCCTTGCGGGGCGGCAAGGACGGGGGCCGTCGGACGGTCGGTCGAGCCGCGCGGATAGGGTGCAGTCGTCATCTTCCCGACAGAGTGAAACGCCTGCGCGACAAGGTCCAGAGCAAGCGGGCGATCCGGGCCGATTCCGGCAGCATTGATGCAGCGCGGACGTAGAAAAGGCCGGGCGATGGCCCGGCCTTCACGGCGTCGCGGTCCGGGGCCCGAGGTCAGCCGCGCAGAATGCCCTTGCCGGCGTAATGGGCGGTTTCGCCGAGCAATTCCTCGATACGGATCAGCTGGTTGTATTTCGCCAGCCGGTCCGAGCGCGCCAGGCTGCCCGTCTTGATCTGCCCGCAATTCGTGGCCACCGCCAGATCGGCGATGGTGGCATCCTCGGTCTCGCCCGAGCGGTGCGACATCACGCAGGTCATGCGGTTGCGATGGGCCATGTTCACGGCGGCCATGGTCTCGGACAGGGTGCCGATCTGGTTGACCTTCACCAGCAGGGAATTGCCGCAGCCTTTCTCGATGCCCTCGGCCAGACGCGCGGGGTTGGTCACGAACAGATCGTCGCCCACCAGTTGCACGCGGTCCCCCAGCGTATCGGTCAGCATCTTCCAGCCGTCCCAGTCATCCTCGGCGCAGCCATCCTCGATCGACAGGATCGGGTAGTCGCCACACAGCGCCGCCAGATAGGCGACGTTTTCCTCGGCCGACAGCGTCTTGCCTTCGCCCGCCATGACGTAGCTGCCGTCCTTGAAATACTCGGTCGAGGCGCAATCCAGCGCCAGCATGATGTCGTCGCCCGGCGTGTAGCCCGCCTTTTCGATCGAGCGCAGGACGAAATCCAGCGCGTCGCGGGTCGAGCTGAGATTCGGGGCAAAGCCGCCCTCGTCGCCGATGCCGGTGGACAGGCCGGCCGCCGACAGCTCTTTCTTGAGGGTGTGGAACACCTCGGCGCCCATGCGCACGGCCTCGGCGATCGAGGTCGCGGCCACCGGCATGATCATGAATTCCTGGATGTCGATCGGGTTGTCGGCATGCTCGCCCCCATTGATGATGTTCATCATCGGCACGGGCAGGACATGCGCGGCGGTGCCGCCCACGTAGCGATAGAGCGGCTGCGCGGTGAAATCGGCCGCGGCCTTGGCCGTGGCAAGGCTGACGCCCAGAATGGCATTGGCCCCCAGCCGGCCCTTGTTGTCGGTGCCGTCCAGCTCGCACATGGCGGCGTCGATGGCTTCCTGCTCGGTCGCGTCGAATCCCACCAGCGCCTCGGCGATCTCGCCGTTCACGGCGGCCACGGCCTCCTGCACGCCCTTGCCCATGTAGCGGGCCTTGTCGCCATCACGGCGTTCGACCGCCTCATGCACGCCGGTCGAGGCCCCCGAGGGGACTGCGGCGCGGCCCAGGGTGCCGTCCTCCAGCGTGACGTCCACTTCGACCGTCGGGTTGCCACGGCTGTCGAGGATCTCGCGCGCGTGGATGTCGATGATGTAGCTCATTTGGGGGCAGCTCCGCTTGCGGCTGTTTCGATTGCCGCAGGGTCTAACGCCCGGCGCGTCCCGTGGGAAGGGGCGAGGTCGCCACAGCCCGACGCGCGGCCGTCTCGCGCCAGAAGGTATAAAGCCCCGTGGCGATGACGATACCGGCGCCGATCAGGGTAAAGGCATCCGGGCGCTCGCCGAAGACGACAGCGGCGATCAGAAAGGCAAAGACCAGCCGCGTGTAGCGAAAGGGGGACACGACCCCGATCTCGCCCACGCGCATCGCCGCCGTGATGGCGTAATAGGCGACCAGCGCGCAGGCCAGCGCGCCGAAAAGCTGCGCGGTCTCAGACGCGTCGGGCACCACCGCGCCGCCAAGCGCAACCAGCAGCGCCGCCCCCGCGGATGCGGCCGCCACAAAGCCCCAGCACCCCAGCAACAGCGTCGAGACCTCGCGCGGGATCGGGCGCGTGGCCAGGTCGCGCCCGGACAACCCGATCGCCGCCCCCACGGCCCAGAGCGCGGCCGGCTCGAACCCGGCGAGACCCGGGCGCAGGATGATCAGCACACCCACCATCCCGATCCCGATGGCCAGCCAGCGCCGCCAGCCCACATGCTCGCCCAGGATCACCGCCGCCCCCAGCGTGACCAGCAGGGGCGAGGACATGATGACCGCCGACAGGGTCGCCAGGTCGATCTTGGACAACGCGATGACGAAACAGACGGTGCCCAGGATCTCGGAGGCGTTGCGCGCGAGGACCGGCCTCGACAAAAAGGCCGGCGAGGTCAGCTGTGCGCCCTGCATCCTGGCGGCAACGCCAAAGACCAGGGCGCCGCCAACCCCGAAGAACAGGATCACCTGGCCCACGGCCAGGCGATCGACCGTCATCTTGATGAACATGTCGGCCAGCGCAAAGGCCAGCATCGCCAATGTCATCCAGGCCATGCCCTTGATATTGTCCATCCACACCGCCTCCAGCTCCACCGATTCCCTATAGTCCCACCCGGCCGAGCAAAAGCCCCAGTCGCACCAAACCCGCCCGAACACGGCCGTGACTGGCAGAAAATTCGGCAATTTTCTGCGGCCCCTTGGCAGGCGTCTATCCGCGCCGCCCGGCCTCCGACACGCGATCCGGTATCGACCCAATCCCGTGCTCTATCCTCATCTTTATCCAGAAAAACATGCCGGGGGAGCCGCCGCAGGCGGCGGGGGCAGACGCCCCCACACGCGGGCGCAGCCCGCGCGGGGCGACGGGCCGCAGGCCCGGCGCAATCCCTCTTGGCACTCAGAGCCGCCGCAAGGCTGTTTCGAGATCCCCGTGCCCGGTGACACGCCGCTCGAAATCCAGCCCCAGCCGCAGGGCGCAGGCCCGCGCCTTTTGCGTCAGCTCCGGGTCGTTGGTTTGGGCCAGATAGACCAGTTTCTCGTAGTTTCCGAAATACACGTCCCGCAACTGCGGGTGCCGGTCGAGGCCGAGAGGGCGCGTCACGAAGGCGTCGAACTGGCGCACCAGGAAATCCGTCAGGTAAAAAGCCGTCATCTCGCCGCGCGCGGCGAAGGCGTCGTTACCCTCGAAAAAGCTGTAGCAATGCGGACCTTCCAGCATCTCGACGCCCAGCTCGGCACAGCGCGCCTGCAACAGGCCGCCCGTGCCGCAATCGGCGTAAAGCACGAAGATCTGCGCATACGCGCCCCTGTTCGCCGCGACCTCCTGCGCGACGGCATCGGGGATCTTCTCGGGGTGGTTGTGCAGGATCGCCGGCAGGCAGGCGAGGTCGAGATGGTCCCACCCATGGGCGGTCTTCAAGGCGAGCACGTCGCGGGCCAGCGCGCCGCAGCCGATCAGCAGAACCCGGCCCCGGCCCGCGGGCGACAGCCCATGTTCGGTCAAGGCGATGTCGTCGAGCCGCGTCACGCGCCGCGCCCAAGGGCTGCGCGGGCGATCAGGGCGATGACCATGACAAGCGCCATGCCGGCGCTGCCCGCAACCGGGCCGGCCCAGGCCGCAAGGGCTACGGTCAGGCCGCCGGCGGCGATCACAAGGCCAAGGATCAGGGCGAAACGGGCAGGGGGCATGGGCGACTCCTCTCTCGCGCCCAATATGGGGCGGGCACCGCCGCGCGGGAAGGTCACCGCGCGACGAAACGTGGCCCCAGAACGGCGAGGATCAGGCCCGACAGCACCACGAGGGCGGCCAGCGCCTCGCCGCCGGTGATCGTCTCGCCCAGAACCACAGCGGCCACCGACAGGCCCACGACCGGGATCAAGAGCGCAAAAGGGGTGACCAGGGCCGCCCGGGTGCCGCGACAACAGATTGCCCCAGATCGAGAAGCCCAGCACCGTCGAGATGAAGGCCACGTAGGCCACCGCCAGCCAGCCCCCCAGGCTGAGCGCGGCAATCTGGCCGACCGGGTCGCCCCCCTCCCACGCCATGGACAGCCCGAGCATCGGCAAGGGCGGCACCAGGCTGGCCCAGACGAACAGCGCCGTCATGCTCACGCCGGGCGATTTGCGAAGCACGAGGTTGCCACAGGCCCAGGAGAGCGCCCCGGTCAAGATCAGTACAAGACCCCAGAGCGTGACATTCCCTCCCCCCGCGATCCCGAAAAGCGCCAGGCCGGCACAGGCCAGCGCGATGCCCACCGTCTGCACGCCGCGCACCCGTTCGCGAAAGAAGATCGCGGCCAGGATGATGGTGATCGGGGCCTGGCTTTGCAGGATCAGGCTGGCCAGCCCCGCCGTCGCATCGTCCCGCATCGCGCTGAACAGAAACGCGAACTGGCCGGTGTTGATGAAGGCCCCGACGCCCAGGATCGTCCACCACGGCGCGGGGCGGCGGAAAAATGCCAGGAGCGGCAATAGGATCGCGAAACGCAACCCCACGAAGAGCAGCGGCGGAAGCTCCTGAAGCCCGATCTTCATCGCGGTGAAATTCGACCCCCAGGCGAGGACGACCACCATCACGAGGACCAGATCGCGCGCGGGCATCAGCGCGGGCGCGGGACGGGTACGCGGCCGTCCTCCGTCAAAAGGAACACCTCGCGCCCCTCGATTGCGACGGCCGATAACGGGCCGCCATAAGCTGCGCCCGTGTCGATGGCGAGGCGGTTGTCCATATGTGTCACGGTATCGACCGGCGTGTGACCATGCACAACCAGGGCCCCGTGATCGCGGGGATCCTCGAGAAACGCGTCGCGAATCCAGATCAGATCCTCGGGGTCCTGGTCCTCGACCAGGATGCCGGGGCGGAGGCCCGCATGCACGAACAGGCAGTCGCCCGCGCGGTGCCAGCGCGGCAATCCCGCAAGGAAATCGCGATGGCCGCGCGGGATGCGGGCGACGGCCTCGTCATGGACCTCGTCGGGCGGCCCTGTCGGATCGACATCGTAGGAGGCCAGCGTTGCCCCGCCGCCGGCCTTGTCGGAGAGGTAGCGCACATGCGGCGGGTCGCGCGGATCGGGGCCGGGGCCGGTCTCGAGCCAGCGGAGGAACATGGCGTCATGATTGCCCGTCAGCGTGACGATGCGCGGATCGCGCGCCTGCAGGCGCATCAGGCAGGCAATCACGCAGGCGCTGTCCGGTCCGCGATCCACCAGATCGCCGATATGGATCAACGGCGCTGTGTCGGTGCCATGGGCGGCACGGTCCGCGTCGACGCGGGCGTGCGCCGCGCGCAGCTTGGTCAGGTGTCCGTGGATATCGCCAATGGCATAGACGGTCATGGGGCGACAAAAGACCTATGACACGCCGCCTGCAAGCCCAAAGCGGCGCGCGCTCTCAGAAGGTCCGCCCCGCGAAACGAAAAGGCCCGCGCCCCGGATGCGCCGCCCGTCTCGGGACGATCCGCACCGGCGCGTCAGGCGCCGGCGGCCATCTGGTTGTGTTTGCGCAGGACGAAGTCCTTGGCCGTCTCGACCGCGACGGCGGCGTCGCGGCAATAGGCGTCGGCCCCGATCGCGCGGCCGAATTCCTCGTTCAGCGGCGCGCCGCCGACCAGAACGATGTAGTCGTCGCGAATGCCCTTTTCGCACAACGTGTCGATGACGACCTTCATGTAGGGCATCGTGGTGGTCAGCAGCGCCGACATGCCCAGAATATCCGGCGCTTCGGTCTCCAGCGCCTCGAGATAGGTTTCGACCGGGTTGTTGATGCCCAGATCCACCACCTCGAAGCCCGCGCCCTCCATCATCATCGACACAAGGTTCTTGCCGATATCGTGGATGTCGCCCTTGACCGTGCCGATGACCATCTTGCCGATGCGCGGGGCCCCCGTTTCGGCCAGCAGCGGCTTGAGGATCGCCATGCCGCCCTTCATCGCGCCCGCCGCCATCAAGACCTCGGGGACAAACAGGATCCCGTCGCGAAAGTCGTTGCCCACGATGGTCAT comes from Roseibacterium elongatum DSM 19469 and encodes:
- a CDS encoding metallophosphoesterase, which encodes MTVYAIGDIHGHLTKLRAAHARVDADRAAHGTDTAPLIHIGDLVDRGPDSACVIACLMRLQARDPRIVTLTGNHDAMFLRWLETGPGPDPRDPPHVRYLSDKAGGGATLASYDVDPTGPPDEVHDEAVARIPRGHRDFLAGLPRWHRAGDCLFVHAGLRPGILVEDQDPEDLIWIRDAFLEDPRDHGALVVHGHTPVDTVTHMDNRLAIDTGAAYGGPLSAVAIEGREVFLLTEDGRVPVPRPR
- the eno gene encoding phosphopyruvate hydratase, which translates into the protein MSYIIDIHAREILDSRGNPTVEVDVTLEDGTLGRAAVPSGASTGVHEAVERRDGDKARYMGKGVQEAVAAVNGEIAEALVGFDATEQEAIDAAMCELDGTDNKGRLGANAILGVSLATAKAAADFTAQPLYRYVGGTAAHVLPVPMMNIINGGEHADNPIDIQEFMIMPVAATSIAEAVRMGAEVFHTLKKELSAAGLSTGIGDEGGFAPNLSSTRDALDFVLRSIEKAGYTPGDDIMLALDCASTEYFKDGSYVMAGEGKTLSAEENVAYLAALCGDYPILSIEDGCAEDDWDGWKMLTDTLGDRVQLVGDDLFVTNPARLAEGIEKGCGNSLLVKVNQIGTLSETMAAVNMAHRNRMTCVMSHRSGETEDATIADLAVATNCGQIKTGSLARSDRLAKYNQLIRIEELLGETAHYAGKGILRG
- a CDS encoding corrinoid protein, whose product is MSEEEDDIILSELDDEELVQQMFDDLYDGLKDEIEEAVHILLDRGWEPYRILTEALVGGMTIVGNDFRDGILFVPEVLMAAGAMKGGMAILKPLLAETGAPRIGKMVIGTVKGDIHDIGKNLVSMMMEGAGFEVVDLGINNPVETYLEALETEAPDILGMSALLTTTMPYMKVVIDTLCEKGIRDDYIVLVGGAPLNEEFGRAIGADAYCRDAAVAVETAKDFVLRKHNQMAAGA
- a CDS encoding DMT family transporter, encoding MDNIKGMAWMTLAMLAFALADMFIKMTVDRLAVGQVILFFGVGGALVFGVAARMQGAQLTSPAFLSRPVLARNASEILGTVCFVIALSKIDLATLSAVIMSSPLLVTLGAAVILGEHVGWRRWLAIGIGMVGVLIILRPGLAGFEPAALWAVGAAIGLSGRDLATRPIPREVSTLLLGCWGFVAAASAGAALLVALGGAVVPDASETAQLFGALACALVAYYAITAAMRVGEIGVVSPFRYTRLVFAFLIAAVVFGERPDAFTLIGAGIVIATGLYTFWRETAARRAVATSPLPTGRAGR
- a CDS encoding DUF1638 domain-containing protein, with the translated sequence MTRLDDIALTEHGLSPAGRGRVLLIGCGALARDVLALKTAHGWDHLDLACLPAILHNHPEKIPDAVAQEVAANRGAYAQIFVLYADCGTGGLLQARCAELGVEMLEGPHCYSFFEGNDAFAARGEMTAFYLTDFLVRQFDAFVTRPLGLDRHPQLRDVYFGNYEKLVYLAQTNDPELTQKARACALRLGLDFERRVTGHGDLETALRRL
- a CDS encoding sensor histidine kinase; this encodes MTTAPYPRGSTDRPTAPVLAAPQGEGAATPRDFSAQMALLVEADGSHWTEMIFRWSGITAGGLLAWLFSGDWLCLAWVAAYLSLNAVYLATLHAVKRPVARRRYIAALLLNFALSGLYTALPVYLVTFKDPALHFIGIVGFLALALHNLVQHRGLGIVALWDQGLIVIGGSVVARELYMNAGNEAEQIMVVTGTMILMVYFLLSYRSNIAVHNRLSRAERLRAEGQKMEAVGRLTGGVAHDFNNILTVILGNLDLYREIDSPAERDHLIDEVEKAARRAATLTAQLLAFSRRATLLPESIRLAGYLDGLGAMLARVLPANVDLVIRPPAPMLTVHADPNQLSTALLNLVINARDAMPDGGLIEISAEALTLPDPMGDSPARRDGSRLEGTFCAIRVRDQGTGIPPDMLDEVLQPFVTTKPLGQGSGLGLSMVLGFAEQTRGALLLGNRPGGGLEASLILPSTGPAQDGAPIRAGGAQSG
- a CDS encoding EamA family transporter; its protein translation is MPARDLVLVMVVVLAWGSNFTAMKIGLQELPPLLFVGLRFAILLPLLAFFRRPAPWWTILGVGAFINTGQFAFLFSAMRDDATAGLASLILQSQAPITIILAAIFFRERVRGVQTVGIALACAGLALFGIAGGGNVTLWGLVLILTGALSWACGNLVLRKSPGVSMTALFVWASLVPPLPMLGLSMAWEGGDPVGQIAALSLGGWLAVAYVAFISTVLGFSIWGNLLSRHPGGPGHPFCALDPGRGPVGGRCGSGRDDHRRRGAGRPRGAVGPDPRRSGATFRRAVTFPRGGARPILGAREESPMPPARFALILGLVIAAGGLTVALAAWAGPVAGSAGMALVMVIALIARAALGRGA